The Manis javanica isolate MJ-LG chromosome 14, MJ_LKY, whole genome shotgun sequence genomic interval AGGCTTCGGTCCGTGCCCCATCCTCATACTCTTGGGACCCAGCGAACCCATGCCAGGGCCCCCTGGCTTGTTCACTCAATACCCAGCTCTTGGctatttcttctatttcattcCAAGGTCTCGGCGCCGCCACCACACATTCCGACCACATCCCCAGGTCTTAGCCTGCCCCACCTTCCTAGGCCCCAGTGTCTGCTCCTCAGCTCTCCCCTCCACATCCTGGGTAAGATTTGTCCCCAGAGAGCCTCTTGAGCATGATCCTTAagtctctctaagcctcagtttcttccctgGGAAATGGGGGTAATAATCTTCTCTCAATGAGGCTGTGTTATAAGAAAACTCTGAAAACTGGGAAAGCTGTTTGTACGTGAGGGATCAGGGCAGCAGCCCAGTCCCTGCCAGGAACTTTAGCTTTTACCTGGGTCTCTTCTCTCCATGCTTCTCCAACCACCATTAATTCCCCAGCTTCCTCAACTCTGGGAAAGTAGAAATGAAGAAGAGGGTCCCACTTCTGACGACATGCTTCCTTTTGGAAACAGCCCATGAAAGTCAGAAGAACCCTTGGGAAGCCCCCTAATTTTATAAATCCTCTTCAAACTGCCTCACTGTGGCTCAGCCTTGTCCACCCCGAGTCCCATATCCAGCCCGACCTGGTGTCTGAAAAAAGGGAGGGCAATGGCCCATCGAAGTCCCTGCTGTCCCTCCTCTAAGGGCCGCATCTGAGCCAActgctctctcctcctctgccttccaTGTGTCATCGGCctgttcctctctccctccccactctgaagCCAGAAGGCACTGTGCCTCCAGATGGCCCGAGTGTCCCAGCTTACTCACCGGCCTACTGTTACTTCTTCACAGCAACATTGTGTGTCTCTCCCACCAAACTGCTCCTTGAAGCTCTGGGTCACCTGGGTTTAGCTTGGCATATacttggtgctcaataaatatgtgctgcAGTGAATTGACTGGCCTTCTCTCACTGGCAGCTCCCAGCACCCCAGCCCCAAGCCACCTACCTCTTTTCGAAGGTGGGTGATGATCTTGTGTGGTAATAAAATGACCTCTCCATGACTGGTCCGAAGGGCAGGCAGAGTTCCTGACATTCAGAAAGAAGCATGCCCACCAGACCCTTAACTGCCTATCCACACATTCTCCTGCCACATTGCTGCTTATCTCCTGCTCCTCCCCTTATTCACTCCCTTCCTCACCCACCAGGGACACTGGTACCTGAAGGGCTCCGCCACGGGTTGGTGATCTTGTGCACCTTGAGGGGGGCACCAGTAAATCTGGCATAGGTCtgcagggaaggaagcagaaggcagagaggcCAGGGATGTAGCCCCACAGGGGAATCAAAAGCAGAAATAACACTTATTGAATACCTTTTGTGCTATGTTCTATGCTTAGTACTTGCCTCACAAAAAAAGGTAGGCATTACTGCTTCCATTTTACAATAGGCAACATGGTTTAGATTATGGATACGACCACAATTACAAGTCAGCCAGGAAAAACCCTCTATTTCCTCTCCTGCCATCTTCCTGGTGAACACCTAGCTTCATAATTTTGCCCTAACCAATATCTTTTTTTGGAAGCACTGACCACGCCCTTCTGCAGTCTCTGTGGCCTGTTGCTACTTACACCTTAACAGCTGAACATTTTATGGCATTTATTTGCTGACATGTCTGCCTTTCTGTAAACAACTCCAGGGGAGGGACCaagtcttattcatctttgcatGCCAACGTTTGCTATTTGGAATAGGCCTAAAACATGCTTATTAAATGCCGGAGTGAGTGCGTGAACTAGTCTCTGACTTCACAGTCAGAGAGCCTGACTGTGGACCTTCTGGTTCAATAAGCAAtaagctcagtaaatgtttcatGAGGAGGATGAAGAAGGGTAGCTGAGGAGAAGACAGGTATACCAAGCCTGAGAACTCAGCGCATCTGGCTTTAGTAAAcctccagatgaagaaacagcgCTCCGAGAGAAGGGATCGCCCCAAGGTCGTACAGCCAGTAAATGGATGAGCAAGATCTAAATAAAATCCATTTCCTAAAACCTCCACCAGGTCTTTTCCTATTGCTGCACAAAACCTAGGCTGCTAAGACGTAAGACACTGAGCCCAATAGGCCAGGCACGCTCTTAACTGTCTCAGTTTCCCCCACTGCTCCCGTGCAGAGGCGCCCTGGCAACATTCGGATGATCGACTAGGTTGGGGCCCCTCCCCGGTCCTGCAGGGCAGCACTGGGCGCCGGCGCCACGCCTCACCAGCACCGCCAGGCTGTCCAGGTCCACGGacggcagcccccagccccccgACCAGCAGAACAGCTCCATGGGCGCCGCCATCTTGCCCGCCCTCTGTCCCGGAAGCACCTCCCCCCGCGCTTCTCCTCCCGCGCGCGGACTCGTCCCCGGCCGCCGCCCGCAGGCCGCTCTTGGCCGGCGGCCTGAGGGAGGCCCTCGGGGAGGCGCGGCTTCTGGCGGCCCGAGAGGCAGCCCGCCGGCGGGGGGCGGAGCCCAGGGCTTCCCGCGAGGGCGGCCGCCGCCTGGTCCGCTCGCGGCTCCCGAAGGAGGGGAGGGCTGTCGGTCTGGCGCTCCTCGGACAGTCGGGGCACCTTTGCCCGAGAGCCCCGATCTCCTGAAGGCGCGGTTGGCCCGGGAGAACGGGGTCTTGTGCGCCTGGGCCGGCTCCGGGGGCTTTCGCAAATCTGCACGTGGCCTGGACTGCTCCAGGGGGCCCGGCCCGGAGCGGGGCTGCTGGTTGGGGGTGTCCCCCGAGCCGCATGTTTTCCATAGCGCGTTATGTTTGGAGCGGGCCCCGCGCCGCCTGTCGCCAGGGAAACAAAACAGGGGCGGTGGCGGCGGCCGGAGCTGGgccgggctgggggaggggaggtgggggctcGCGGACTGTTGCCTTGGTAACGGGAACTGAGGCGCCCTTCCGCGTCATCCGGGTCATGGCCCGTCCGCCTGCGTCCACAGTGTTCCCAgtctggcccctggcccctggcctaCTCCTGTCCCTGGTGTCTCTTTCCTGGTTTCACTCCGACCTCACGACCACTGTTTTAAGACTCTCCAGTTCCCATCGGACAATGGGACGTTTTCCTAGGAATGAGGGAAAATGGATGCACAGGCACATGTCAGGGGACCCTCACCTTAAGAAAGAGCACTTGCTCTGAGCGGCAAACTTCGTGCCATGTGGGCATCCTCGGCACTAAAGCAAGCTAGTTTCTGCACTCCCTTGGCATCCTTTTCATGCCAGCCGTGGAATAATGCCCACTGTCTGACATTGCCACTGCCAGGGGTTCCTGACTTCCAGAAAACAGTAGCATTCGGTAGTGGTTCCCAGTAACCAGATGCCAAGAGAGGGAGGCATCTGGGGGAGAGGACCTTTAGGGAAagacaggaggcagggaggcctccAGGACTCTTCCCTGGTGACCCTGGTTCCCAGAGCTGGGGATGCCTCCAGGGTGATTGGCAGCTCTTTGTTTCAGCCCCCCCTCACCCGCCTGCTGGCCCCCCCCCTTCAACTCCCCCTCCAGTCCCTCCGCCCCCCGCtcggtctctctcctctctccgcCTAGCCTTTTCCCCTCCCAGCCGCCTGCCTGCCAGGGGTAGTGAGCCAGCTGAGCGGCATGGAGACGCAGGAACTTCGGGGGGCCCTGGCTCTTCTCCTCCTTTGCATTTTCGCATCTGCTAGTCAGGACCTGCAGGGTAAGCCTATCTCCATCCTCCTAGACCCACCCCTCTCTGCCTTCTCTCCATTTGCCCCCAGCCTAGTAGCAGGGACCATGTAGGcaaagggagaggaggagagtcCTGAAATTGAGTGGGAGGGAACAGTTGGTGAAATTATGGCCctgtggggaggagagaacaccagagggtggtgggtgggtgggaactGGCCAGGGTCAGCATGAGGCCAGGGCAGACGACTCAGGAACTGGATGCTAGGGCTGCCTGGCTGGGTTGGTGTCTGAGCATCCACAGGCACCCCGGAGTCTGGGAGAACTGCCTGAAGTTTTGCGCACCGTGTGGGCCCCTCGGCTTCTTCATCCGTTCGGCTCCTGGCTGCCCAAGGACtgcgtgggggtgggggccgAGAGGTCTGGGCTCTCCTGGAGGTCTGGTGGTGAGATGGGCCAGTGAGTTGTGGGAGAGGTAGCTGGAGCAGATGACACAGGCACAGCTTCTTTACTGGCTGGAAGGGAAACCACAGATTGGCCAGGACAcaggaggcagaggagctggGTCCTACATTCCCGTGGGAGAGGGCCAGACTGGGAGGGTCGGAGCCCTCAGTGGGCAGCTGTTCTCCTCCAGAGTGACTGTGCTGAGCCCCGGGGATAGGAGGAGGGGCATTAGGGTGTGGAATGAGCCAAACCTAGCAGCGTAAAGATAAACTGCCTTCCCATTTCTGCGCTGTGGGCACCAGGTGCTACTTCTGCCTGGGATCAGCAGAGTGACTCCTTTGCGCCACCTGGTGGATGCATATCAAGTTTGTGGAATGCTATTTCTGTATTTCCGAGTGAGCCTCAGCCCTGGAGGGCCCCAAAGGGTGGCAGTAGGCAATATTGAGGAAAAGGAAGACACGATGCCTTTTCCTCTTATGGCAACAAAGGTTCCACTTCAAGAAAGTGACTAATACTgcctggtggtggtggggaggcagggaggagtgaTGAAGGATGCTCCACCCCTGAGGGCTCAGGGGAGAGGGCCGGCCTTAGCATTTGACCCCTTGATAATCTTGCTCTGACCCTGATAATTCCTGCCTGGCCAGTGATTGACCTGCTGACTGTGGGCGAGTCCCGGCAGATGGTAGCAGTGGCAGAGAAGATCCGGACAGCCCTGCTCACTGTTGGGGACATCTACCTCTTGTCGACCTTCCGCCTGCCCCCCAAGCAGGGTGGTGTCCTCTTTGGCCTCTACTCCCGCCAAGACAACACACGATGGCTGGAGGCCTCTGTTGTGGGCAAGATCAACAAAGGTGACTGGTAGCCATCTCCTTTCCTGCAGTGGTGACCCCCCTGAAAACTCTCCCTTCTCCCTACTCCCACATCGCTCTTAATTCTCCTTGGGCTCCACTGGGGACTATGGACCCATCAGGCTGTGTCCAGGCACCAGGGGGCACCTTGTACGGGGTGTTTATGAGGTGCCACAGAAGGCCAGGTATTTGTAGGGATGGAGTGTTGTACTTGAAGATGCCTAGGAAGAGGGGGAGGCATGTCTCTGCATCCAAGCAGGGGTACAGTGAGGTCCCACAGATTCCTGGGGCAGTTCAGTGGGTACAGAACCAGCTGTTAATCTAGCAGGGGACAGAGTGATCTGTGCTCCTGAAGACTAATAAAATCCTAGTCTTTGAAtgaatttggaaaacatttattgTGTACCCACTGTATACAAGGTGTTGGGAGAGACATAGCTGAATAAGGGATGATAGCCCTAGAGATGTGGTATCCAGAAGAGTTAATCCAAGGCCCACCTGGGAGAtagggggtgggggacagtgCCCATACTGACCTCCCCTCCTGGGCAGTGCTGGTGCGGTACCAGCGGGAGGATGGCAAAGTCCATGCAGTGAACCTACAGCAAGCAGGCCTGGCTGATGGGCGCACACACACAGCTCTCCTGCGACTCCGAGGTCCGTCCCGACCCAGCCCTGCTCTGCAGCTCTATGTGGACTGCAAACTGGGTGACCAGCATGCTGGGCTTCCAGCACTGGCCCCCATTCCTCCAGCAGAGGTCAATGGGCTGGAGATTAGGACTGGACAGAAGGCTTATTTGAGGATGCAGGTGAGCAGGAAGGGAAGACCCTCTGAATTTCTGTGGAAACACACTTTGCACCAATGGGAGGAGAAGTTGGTACGTCCTCCCACCCTACTGTGCTCCTTTGTCCCCAGGGCTTCGTGGAATCTATGAAAATTATCCTGGGTGGGTCCATGGCCCGGGTCGGAGCCCTGAGCGAGTGTCCATTCCAAGGGGACGAGTCCATCCACAGTGCAGGTAACACAGAGACTTCTGTTCGCTGACACCCTGGACCCCAGAGCACACCCTGTGGTCTTTGGCGACTGCCATCCTCTTGACTTCCCCCTTCACACTCATTCCTTTGGCTCACCTATTCCTCGGCATCTGATCCTGTTACCCCCACATCTCCATCCCCTCTGACTCTATCATCCCCAAATATTACAGTGATCCCAGGATGTGTAGgccaaaaaaaaatctccctgtTCAGGTCACCCTGTCTACCAGGGttgccagaaaaataaaaaaaagagaatgtaactCTGAAGAACTTCAACTAGGAGTGAGAAAGTTAATTGCTTGGTCTTGGTTGACTGAGATAAGGGTCTGAGTCTTCTTTAGTTCACATTGGTAGCTGTCACCTACCAGCAGTTTCTCTGAGCATTGCCCATCTGCTTGGTCTGACAGGGATGTTCGGAGATTCTTACGTAAATAAAATGCCCACTTTTCCCAGATATTTCAAAGAAAGAGCTCTGGAGGAAAAaactggggagggaggaaatggaatgTACTGGGGCCCTGGCCCTACTCAGCATCGCCTCGCACTTGGACCCCTTCTGCCCCTGCTGTGCCTGGGAACCAGGGGGATTTGGGTTTTGACTACCACCCAGTGTAAAGTCACCTCTGCCCTCCTACATTCCAATACCCCAATCTTTATTCCAAAGCTCCAGTCCTTTGTCCCTGTccttcttttccctccttcctttcacaGCCTCCACCTTCTGACTGTTTTCTTCTCCTCCCTAGTGACCAATGCACTCCACTCCATCCTAGGTGAGTAGGCCACGATGAAGTGCAAGGAACacgagggtggggaggaggcctcCTGCTCTGGCGGTTGCCTGAAACTAAGCCAGGAATGGAGTGGGGTTTAAAGGTTGGGAGGGGTAGGTGGCAGTGACAGGAGCTGGCTTATTAGCCAAAGAGGGACCAGGGCTGGTGCCCCAGCTCTGAGCCTCTCCACACCCTGGGCCCTGAACAGGGGAGCAGACCAAGGCTCTGGTCACCCAACTCACCCTCTTCAACCAGATCCTGGTGGAGCTACGGGATGATATCCGAGACCAGGTTTGAGGGGGCCAGTGAAATGTGGCACTGATTCCGGGGTGGGGCGACAGATGCCGAGAGCTGACTTCCCCCCCATCCTGTCCACCAGGTGAAGGAAATGTCCCTGATCCGAAACACC includes:
- the MTX1 gene encoding LOW QUALITY PROTEIN: metaxin-1 (The sequence of the model RefSeq protein was modified relative to this genomic sequence to represent the inferred CDS: inserted 4 bases in 2 codons), which produces MPTWHEVCRSEQVLFLKGPDWEHCGRRRTGHDPDDAEGRLSSRYQGNSPRAPTSPPPARPSSGRRHRPCFVSLATGGAGPAPNITRYGKHAARGTPPTSSPAPGRAPWSSPGHVQICESPRSRPRRTRPRSPGPTAPSGDRGSRXQRCPDCPRSARPTALPSFGSRERTRRRPPSREALGSAPRRRAASRAARSRASPRASLRPPAKSGLRAAAGDESARGRXEARGEVLPGQRAGKMAAPMELFCWSGGWGLPSVDLDSLAVLTYARFTGAPLKVHKITNPWRSPSGTLPALRTSHGEVILLPHKIITHLRKEKYNADYDLSARQGADTLAFMSLLEEKLLPVLIHTFWVDTKNYVEVTRKWYAEAMPFPLNFFLPGRMQREYLERLQLLCGEHRPENEEELEKELYREARECLTLLSQRLGSQKFFFGDAPASLDAFVFSYLALLLQAKLPSGKLQAHLQGLHNLCSYCTHILSLYFPWDGAEVPPPRQTPVGPETEEEPYRRRNQILSVLAGLAAMVGYALLSGIISIQRATPARAPGTRALGMAEEDEEE